In Colwellia sp. M166, a genomic segment contains:
- the gcvT gene encoding glycine cleavage system aminomethyltransferase GcvT: MTNKTVLHAKHIEAGAKMVDFHGWEMPINYGSQIEEHHAVRKDAGMFDVSHMTIVDVKGTDAQAFLRRLVINDVAKLDVAGKALYTGMCNHEGGVIDDLIVYFFTDTDYRLVVNSATREKDLAWIAEQSAAFDVTVTERPEFAMIAVQGPQAKAKVATLLTAEQIAAVDGMKPFFSAQTGDLFIATTGYTGENGYEIALPADQAADLWQNLLDAGVKPCGLGARDTLRLEAGMNLYGLDMDESVSPLAANMAWTISWEPEDRNFNGREVLAAQRAAGDQAKLVGLVLAEKGVLRTGLKVITEDGDGIITSGTFSPTLGHSIAMARVPRSVKLGTTVEVEMRKKLVKVQVIKPSFVRNGEKVF; the protein is encoded by the coding sequence ATGACAAATAAAACAGTATTACACGCTAAGCACATAGAAGCTGGCGCTAAAATGGTTGATTTCCACGGCTGGGAAATGCCAATCAACTACGGTTCTCAAATTGAAGAACATCACGCGGTGCGTAAAGATGCCGGTATGTTCGATGTTTCACACATGACCATCGTTGATGTTAAAGGTACTGATGCACAAGCATTTTTACGCCGTTTAGTGATCAACGATGTCGCCAAGTTAGACGTTGCTGGTAAAGCACTCTATACCGGTATGTGTAATCATGAAGGCGGCGTTATCGATGATTTAATCGTTTATTTCTTCACTGATACAGATTACCGCTTAGTGGTAAATTCAGCAACACGTGAAAAAGATCTCGCTTGGATCGCTGAGCAATCAGCTGCTTTCGACGTCACCGTAACTGAACGTCCTGAATTTGCCATGATCGCTGTGCAAGGCCCACAAGCCAAAGCTAAAGTAGCGACGTTATTAACGGCTGAACAAATTGCCGCTGTTGATGGTATGAAGCCATTCTTCTCAGCTCAAACTGGCGACTTATTTATTGCTACTACAGGTTATACCGGTGAAAACGGTTATGAAATTGCCTTACCTGCTGACCAAGCCGCTGATTTATGGCAAAACTTGCTTGATGCCGGCGTTAAACCTTGTGGTTTAGGTGCTCGTGATACCCTACGTTTAGAAGCGGGCATGAACCTTTATGGTTTAGACATGGACGAAAGCGTTTCGCCATTAGCCGCTAACATGGCGTGGACCATTAGCTGGGAACCAGAAGATCGTAACTTTAACGGTCGTGAAGTATTAGCAGCACAACGTGCAGCGGGCGACCAAGCTAAATTAGTCGGTTTAGTACTGGCAGAAAAAGGCGTATTACGCACCGGTCTTAAAGTGATCACTGAAGACGGTGATGGCATTATTACTTCAGGCACTTTCTCTCCAACGCTAGGGCACAGTATTGCCATGGCACGCGTACCACGTAGCGTAAAGTTAGGCACTACAGTAGAAGTTGAAATGCGTAAAAAATTAGTTAAAGTGCAAGTGATTAAGCCGAGCTTTGTACGTAACGGTGAAAAAGTTTTTTAA
- the gcvH gene encoding glycine cleavage system protein GcvH: MSNIPSELRYATSHEWVRNEGNGIVTVGITEHAQDLLGDMVFVELPEVGDSVSTGDDVAVAESVKAASDIYAPVTGEVVEVNEDLEDSPELVNSDAFGDGWLFKLKIEDEGELDSLLDAEGYANSIDED, encoded by the coding sequence ATGAGCAACATTCCTTCAGAACTAAGATATGCAACATCACACGAATGGGTACGTAACGAAGGTAACGGTATCGTTACTGTCGGTATTACTGAGCACGCACAAGACCTTTTAGGCGATATGGTATTTGTTGAATTACCTGAAGTTGGTGACAGCGTAAGTACTGGTGACGACGTTGCCGTAGCAGAATCAGTAAAAGCAGCATCAGACATCTACGCACCGGTAACGGGCGAAGTTGTTGAAGTGAATGAAGACCTAGAAGACTCACCTGAGTTAGTAAACTCAGACGCGTTTGGTGACGGTTGGTTATTCAAGTTAAAAATTGAAGATGAAGGCGAGCTAGACAGCTTGCTTGATGCTGAAGGTTATGCAAACTCGATCGACGAAGACTAA